ACCTTTCGGGCTTCCCGCTCGGCCGCGGTCGGCGTCCTCCGGTCTGATGTGCGATTGTTCATTGCTCCCTCCTCTGGGCGCAAACGGTCCTTGCGCTATGTTGCGCATTCGGACCGCCAACCTAGGGGGTAGGTTTTCCCCCGGCGGGGCTTTTGGGGGCCGGGGGCATGGACTCGACTCTTCGCGACCCCATTCGTTCCAATCCCCTGGTGTCTCGAAGATTTCGCCGACTTCGGCTGCGCCTTGGCTGGCTTTTTCGCCGCCGCTTCGCCTTGCGCGGCTTCTTGGCCGGGTTGGCAGCCTTCGCCGACGCGGCCTCTGCCGACGGATCGGCCCAGCGCCTCCATCAGGTCGACGACGTTGGTCGCCGCGGGCTTCGACTTGGGCGTGATCGGTTTGCCGGCGCACATCTGGTTGATGAGGTCGATCAGCGCGGTGTCGTACCGGCTCGAAGCGGCCAAGTCAGAGTGGTCGAACTCCTATCTCAGACGAATGTCGCTCGAACCATTTTGATTTCTGGGATGGCGGTTAGCTCGCTGTAGACGAAGAAGCCCTGAGATGGGCCGCTTCCCGAGCTTCGAAAGCCAAGCTATCGATGCTCGCGAAGCGTCAAGCTCTTTGGCGATGTGGGCAAGAGAGAGCACCGCTCCAGTTTCAACGGCCCCTTGACTGCTCAAAAAGTGCTCGTGCAAACTTGGTCCGGTCCGACCACTAAAGCATCGAAAGCACAACAACCCCATGTTCGAGCTCGCCTGAAGCAAGGCGTGCGCGTGCAATACGTTCGAACTCCGTTCGGTGCTTGTGTAGATAGCTGAACGCCTGTTTCTCAGTACCGAATGTCGTCGCAAGCCGGCACATCTGCCGATTTGCGCCGAACGCGAGAAAGAAGGTGATCGTCCCGCCGCGCTCCGATCTAGCTCTACGCAAGACGCCCGGCCTGTCGCATGATCGGCTCCCTGGATTTCGGCGTTTGCCTTACAGGCCACTAAACCCGCGGCTTTCTCGGGCGCTTCTTCGGCGGAGGCGCTGGCAACGCCGCCTGAAGGACTGCGTCAGCTGCTTCCTTGGCCTCACGAACTTCTCGAAGCCGCGCCATGTTCTTACGAACATGGATGGCCTGCTTTTCGACATCGGCCAATGCCCGCGCTCCTTCTTCAGCGGCCAAGCGCTTACGATCGGAACGCGCGATGGCTTCTGATGATGGCTCTGCCGGCTTCTTGGCGGTCATCGCTCGCCTGGCTCCACAACGACAAAACCCGCTCAATCCAACGATTGAGCGGGCAGAGGGCCCGTTCCAGTACATCCGTGAAACGGCGCCACGATATCAAGCCAGCGAGAGGTTCTCAGCGCTGACTTTGCCTCGCATCTTGTCGGTCTTGGTCTCGAAGTTGACCTTTTGGCCCTCTCCGAGCCCGGAAAGACCAGCTCGTTCAACGGCGCTGATATGAACGAACACATCGTTGCCGCCGTCGTTCGGCTGAATGAAACCGAAGCCCTTTTGGCCGTTGAACCACTTAACAGTACCTGTCGTCATTTTCTTCTCCAAAGCGCAAAAGCGCATACCGCGCGATGATCGCGCAGCTATCTTCAACTTCGACGATGTCTTTGGAAAAGGAGCCCGCGGGCGCATTCAACAAGGCACAGCGGCTAATCGAACAGCGCTAATATACGTCAGTTTTCGGATTTTGCAAGGAGGGAAGCCAATTAGTTTCGTCCTGCCAAGTCTGTCGAGATGCGAGAAAGAGTTTATCGATTGACAGTCGCCGACGCGAATGGTCACGTTGATGCACCAAGCTGCATTGCTGTTGCAGGCAGACTAGCACTTCGCGAACATCGCCGCCCGTTATCCTGAAGACCGAAATGAAGCTCCTGCGCATTTGGCTGCCTGCAGGACGTATCGCGTTTGCAGCCCAGCGAGGAAACTCAATTGCAGGTACTTGTCAGAGACAACAATGTTGAGCAGGCGCTCCGTGTTCTCAAGAAGAAGATGCAACGAGAGGGCGTCTTCCGGGAAATGAAGCAGCGTCGCTCCTACGAAAAGCCCTCGGAGAGAAAGACCCGCGAGAAATCCGAAGCTATCCGACGAGCCCGGAAGCAGGCCCGGAAGCAGGCGATCAGGGAGGGATTGCTGCCCGCGCCCCCGAAAAAGAAGCCGTTTGAGCGGAAGCCGCCCTTGCCGGAGGTCAAAGCACGAGCGGAGTAGAAGGTGGGCCTCGCTCCGGAGAATGCCGCACGTTAACTGACGTTGCTTGTCGGACCTCGTGCTATCAGGGCTGCGTCACCTGTGAAGCAGCGAAGACGATGCAGATCATGCATTCGCCGTGGCGGTCCTTACTGCCTGAAATCGATGCCTCGCAGCACAATGCCTGGCGGCGTGCCTTCGAACTCGGTCGCGCGATACTTGCTTGCCGCACGGGCTTCGATGCGATCTCGCAGGCGCGTGAATTGGGCTTCCCGCTGCTCGGGTCTGACTTGCGGCCCACCCTCGAGGGAGTCCATCGCAGAGGTTGAGATCGCGCAAGAAATCTCTCTGGCGCCGTTATGCATAGAGAACCGCACGATCATCCGGTCGTATTCGTGGGCGATAAAACGGCCGCTGGTCAATGTCATAGGTTACTCCGTTACATCATCGCTAGTTGGAAGGATCCGCCCCTCAAAGCATATCATTCTCGACTGCGTACCGCTTCGCGGTCGCAACGAGCCTGACACCGCCTCAGCCTTCCCCCGACAACCGGGCGAAATCATCGAACAGCGCAGCCACCAGGGCACGGTGGCGCGTGTCCTCGGCGGGGAGGCTTGCAGCATAGAGGTTGAGCAGATGCCGTGCCTTCACCGCCGCCTCCGGCCAGGAGCCAGCCGGCACCGTCATCATGCGATTTTCCAGATCAGCCTCGCGCTCGCGCAATTCGCGCAGATTGGTTTCGACCTCGGCCAGCGCCCGGCGCAAGTCCGTCGCCTTCTGCGCGGCCATCCCGCGGTGCTTGTCAAGGTCGACCGGCTGATCCGTCATTGACTGACGCTCGCGTCTACGGTTCGCGCATGCGCAAGTTTAACCGAGCCGGCCGACAGCAGCTCCGTGGCTTCGCACGGGCCCTCGAGGGGCAAGGTGATCGTCCTGGCTGTGAGGCGACAGCTAAGAAGCTCGGACGATGGATCGTCTCCTCGTCCGTGAGGATCTCCCAGCCCCCAGCCGGCAAGACACGCTCGCTCCCGCAGATGCGGAAAGCGACGGCTTCTCGCCGCGAGCGGATGGTCATGCATGGCCTTTCGCAAGCGACGCCCCAACCGACGCTGGCTATCACGACCATGCTCCCGTTGCCTGGCAATAGCCAGCACTATCGTCACCGGGGGCGAACTAGCGTCGCGCGCGACCGTCGCCTGCAATGCACATATCGCTCGCTACCGGATCGGCGCAGGCGTAGGATCGCTGCCATCACCGCACTTCTCAACGGCTTCGACCGGTGACTGAGGGTCACATGTGCTCCCGCCAAAGGCTTCGCAGGAGCATTCGATGGCGCGCTTTCGCATTTCGGAATGGATAGTGCCGCCGGTGATCGTTCCGTTGTTTCTTCTGCTTCACGTGTGCGGAGCCACCTTACTCAATGGCTAGGGCAACACGCGTACCGTATCTCGTCAGCGGGACCAACGAATACGGCAGCTCCAATCTCGGCCGCGGCCTGCGACAGTCGCGCTGCGCCTCGCACGTAAACTGCTGTGTGAAGGCTACATGGACGGTCAGGGTCTGTACCCCGCGTGGACGCGTGCTGCAGTCGGACGAACTCGACGAACTCAAGCCACCACCAAAGGAGAACGACATGGCGAAGGGCCAGCAACGCGGCAATCGCGAAGCCAAGAAACCGAAGAAGGAAAAAGCCAAAGTGATCGCCGCGGCCCCGAGCCGCAAAGAGGCCGCCTGGCAGCCGGACTTCGGACCTGCAAAGAAGAAGTAGCGAAGAGCTGATGGCGAGCGGCGGTGCTACCGCCCGTCGACGGCTCAATGACCTCTCACCCGGCGTGATCCGAGCGGACGGCTGGCCGTCGGCCTATTGCCAAAGCGGTCTGGGTCGAAGTGCCTTTGGACCGGTAACGGCTGCCGGCCGGCCCTGTCGACGATCGGGTTTGAAACCAATCCCCATTGGGCGCATTTAGCCCCTGCGCGAGGCATCTCGCCACGAGCCGAGCGATGAATGGCACGATCCTTCGAGACACGCATCTATCTCGTCCGCGTCCTGACCGACGACCGGACGAGCAGGCTTTGGGTTGCCGCAGGACCATCTTCCGAGGACGCGGTGCGCCTGGTTCTAAACGCCATTCCTGAGGGCTGGTCCGCCTCGCCGGCGCAGGAACAATTGACTTCCGCCGAAATGGAACGGCTCGATCTGAAACAGGGCGAAGTCCACGAGATCACACGCACCATCCGCATGTGTTGAAGGGCTACTTTGAGTTGGCTGAAAAGTGCGGCGCCCTAGTACAAAAGAGGACTAGCGATCCGGCGAATAAGAGCGCACGCTACCAAACATCACCGGCCGAGGCACTGTCCGATAGGCGTCGGTGGCTGAGAGACCGATTGTGCTCCCGCCTGCAAGGCAGAGGAGCACGCGATGTCAATCTATTCGTATGATCACGCAATACTCGCACGTTCCCGCGAAGTGATTCGCCAGTCTCTCGAACTGCTCAGATGGAGCGAGACCTGTGTTCGGCTGCATTGGAACAATCACATAGGTGAAGGCGCTGAGCCGAAGAATGCCACATTCTTGGCCGATGCAGCGAACGACCGACGATCTTTTAACTAGAGCGGAAGCGGCCATCGCGGAGGCGAGAGCTCTTCGTCATGAGCGCGAACGTCTCCTGGCCACGGCTCGAATGTGGGCGTGCGCCCCTCAGATCGCCTTGCGACAAATCCAAACCGGGCTCTATGAAGGCGATGGCTTTATGATCGGTCCGACGACCAGACGGTAGTTTGGGACCCAAGCGCTGTTCCAGCTTTCCAGCGTCTCCGCAATTGATGCATTCGAAGCTACTTACTTCCCGCGCTGGAACCATTGCTTCGGTGCGGTGATAGAGGGCTCCGCATTTTCAGTTTCCATGCTGCTCTTCATGCAGCAGGGCGTAACGCCGATTCGGGCCCAGCGGCCATCTGGACGATCGTAGATGGCTACAACTCGGGACCTATCGAGAGTAATTTCCAGAACCGCGCGCGATCAATTCGGCTGTGCAACAAGCCTGGCTCCCCTCGTTCAGCAGGCGGGAGCCCGCATGGTCTAACAGCCATCAACCCTCAGCAGGGGCCCCCTACTGGCGACCGACGTTACCGATGTTGTCAATCCGAACCGGCTCTGGAACCTTAACCTATGTTAATCGTTTGTACCGTCTAGGCGTTGAGGTACCGCGCATGGATCAGAAAGATCGAGTGGCCGCCATTCGTAATCGCATTGATGAGCAAATAGAGGTCATTGCGCAGGCGATCTGCGATAACAAAGAGCCCGTGGCGGCACAGCGCGTGCTTACAGCACTTGCGGCCCGTCTGGCCGCGGAAGAAGCTTTGGAAACCGGAAACGCCGGGCCTGCCCGACCCGCGCCCACTAAGGAGGTCGGCCTTGGGATGCAGAGCTCATCGCGTTGTTTGCGCCAGGGACTTTCAAGAAGTGGAAGCGATAATCTTCTGGCGGGCGATGCAGCGTAACATGACGGCCCCTGGCGCCGAAAATAACGACGTCGGCTGTTTCTGATCACGCAGTTCGGACGCCTCGCAAGAAAAGGAGCGCGCTGGATGTTACGCTCCTTGCTCATGTTCACGTGCTCTGCTTGCGATGTACAGTTTGGTCATAAAGGAATGACGTCGAGTGAAGCGTGCGTTCGACAATCTGACTTACGTCACAGTTTGATTTTTGAGGCCCGCAGGGTGAGCCGACCGCAGTTTTAAGAGTCAGTGAGTTGAGCGGCCACTCTCCTCCTTCCGGAAGCTGCAGACCGGCGTAGTCCCTTGACTAAAAGCGCTGGCGATCGGGCCGCCAACAAGGCCTGTGTCCAGCTTTGCGCTGCGCCCCCGTCTTTCAGAGGTTAAGGGTGACGCAGAAGTGTCCCCAATTTCTCGCTCAATTGCTCGATCGAGAACGGCTTACCGAGCGCGGGCGCATCCCGGAACTCCTCCTCCAGCGGTGGTCCGCCATAGCCCGTGCTGAACAGGAACGGAATTTTTCGATCGCGCAAGATGCGAGCTACAGGAAAAACCAGCTCTCCAGCGAGATTCACGTCAAGGAGCGCCAGATCGAAGGATGTCTTTGTCGCGAGCTCGCAAGCCTTTGATACGTGCGCCGCTGAGGCGACCACCTTCAATCCCAGTTCCTCAAGCATGTCTTCGATCATGAGGGCGACCAAGCCTTCGTCCTCAACGAGGAGAACTCTGGTACCGGAGATCTCAGCCATTGGATGCCGGAAGCATAATGGGAAACACCATGCGGCAGCGTGCGCCCTCTGGCTCGAAGACCAGATCGAACTCGCCTGCCAGGTCATGCTCTATGCAGCGCTCCATCAGCCGCGTGCCAAATCCGCGCCGCTTAGGAGGCGTCACCGGGGGTCCCCCACGTTCGCGCCATTCGCACTCGAGCGTGCTTTGGTTGTCCCTGCCCACCCGCCAAGTGAGTGACACTGATCCATCCGGCAGGGAAAGCGCGCCGTATTTCACCGCGTTGGTCAGAAGCTCGTTGAAGACCATGGTAACACTCAGCGCCGTGCGCGCGTCCAGATCGACGTGCGGCCCTTCTGTCACCACCCGCCCGCCAGACACCGGAGCGACGATATCGTCGACCAACTTTTCGAAAGGGGCATCCTGCCAGTTTCGCTGAGTAAGCAGGTCGTGCGCTCGGGCAAACGCAAGGAGGCGTCCTGTGAACGTTGGTAGAAACTCTTCCAAGTCGGCAGCATGGCGAGCCGTCTGACTCGCGAGCGACTGCACCGTTGCCAACGTGTTTTTCACACGGTGGTTCAGCTCGTCGATGAGGACCTTCTGAGCGTTCTCAGCGCGCTTACGCTCGCTGATATCGACCAGCATGTTGATAGCTCCGACCAGATTGCCCGCGGTGTCTCGCAGCGGCGTCGGATAAGGAATGAACGGCACGCGTCCGCCATCCGGGCGCTCGGCCACCGCCTCGGCACCGCGAACCGGCCGGTTTTCACGCAGCGCTACCGCCATCGGGCATTCACTGTGCGGCAGCGGCGAGCCGTCAGGCCAATAGAGTTTCCAGGTCACGCACCACTCGTCGCCCGGTAGCGGCGTTCTCCCAGCCATGTCCACCGCGGCTCGGTTGTAGAAGTTGATCCGGCCGTTCGCGTCGGTCGTGTAGATGGCTGCCGGCAGCGCCTCGAGAAGATCGCGCATGCGCTGCTCGCCTTCGCGCAGGCGGTCCTCCAGCTGTTTGGTGGCGGTGACGTCCTGGGCAACCCGCACACCGTACAGAAAGCGACCATCCGTGTCGCGCACCGATGAACTGAAAATGTCGAGATGCCGCACCGACCCGTCAGGCCGGAGTGCGCGCTTGCGAATGGTGTAGTTCGCGATGTCACCGCGCACCTGCCGCGCGTACAGCTCGGCATCCTCTGCCCGGTCATCAGGATCGGTGTAGTCGAAGAAAGTCATGCCGAGCAGCTCGTCGCGTGAGCGTCCGGTGATACGGCAAAGAGAGTCATTCACCCGCAAGAAGCGCCCGTTCTCGTCGATCTCGGAAATGCCGACGCTGGCGGCCTCATAAGTTGCGGCGAGCCGGGTCTCACTGGCTTGTCGCGCTTCCTCAGAAGCATGCAATTTGGTCACGTCAATCGTGAAGCAACGTGTGTTGACGAACTTGCCCTCCACGAAGCGGCTGTTCGATGTAATCAGCACATGCTTGACCGAGCCGTCACGCGCCCGAAGCCGGGCCGGAAAGCGATCGAGCCGCTCGCCGCATGAGAGGCGCTGAAGGATATCTCCGATTGTCGGAGCGTCGGCATGGAACTCGGCAACATGGCGGCCGATGTACTCTTCGGGTCTATACCCCAACATGTCCAGTTCGGCTTTGTTGGCGCGAAGGATGATGCCTTCGCTGCTGACGATATGCAGCCCCACGGCACCGTTCTCGAAAAAGTCCTCCAGATCCTGCGTTGTCTGGCGGACTTCCTCGTCAACCCGCTTGCGTCCGGTGATGTCTTGGAAGCAATTGATGGCGCCTTGGATTCGGCCAGAGTGGTCGCGCAAGGTGCGGATATTGACCAGGGCTGTAAAGCGAGAGCCGTCCGGCCGCGCCATGATGACTTCGGCATTGCGCGTGGGAGTACCGAGGCGAAGAGCGGTGGCCATCGGACAGTCGCCATGTGCAAGCGGCGTTCCATCGAGCAGATAAGGTCGACGGGAGCCGCAGAAGCGCTCCTTCTTGGCCAAATCAGGTGTTCGTCCCCACAATTGAACGGCCTCGGCATTGTAGGCGACGAGGACTCCCTCGGCGTCACAGAGGTACACTGCACCGGGAATGGCATCGAGAACGGCGCCACCGGCCGCGACCAGCGCCTCGAGCTCCGTCGGCTGCCGACGAAGGGAGAGCGGAAATTCTTCGACATTCGACATGAAACTGCTCTCGGGGCGAGAGACGGAGGGCCCTGTCCGAACCCGCTGTTCGAAAAAGGACATGGGCAGACGCCCCCGTTGGCCCGCCGAACCTTCCCTAACGTCTCTAGGAGGCAGCTGTTCCTGAATGCGCGTCACTGGTCGCCGACTAAACGGCAAGAATGGACGACTCGTTTGTTCTTGTTACGTCCTGACGCCACATGAGCGACCCACCCGCGAGCTGGCGGATGCCCACGCCGAAACGGACCCAGAGATGAGCCAAGATGCGCACTCCCAAGCCGCTGTTCGGACAGCGATATGCCGCAGGAATACTGAGTGCTGTCTTGGCAGATCCGCGCGTAGCCGGGTCGGGCATTCGGATCCAGGAGCCCCGTCTCACCGAGATCCCTCTACATTCCTGCTCGTAGTTTCCAGCGCGGCGTACGGGCGGTCGAAATTCAGAAAGCAGCTGCGAGTCGGCTCTTCGGCGGTGCGCGAACAGGAGCGGTCGCAGAGAGTGAAATCTCGCACAAGAAAAACAATTCGTGCGTGCTCTGATGAAGAACGATTGATCAGCCCCGTTGCGCGCCGCATCGAGCAATGCTCCTCCAGAGCAAACGAGCCACTTAGTGCAGCGTCGTAGGCGGCGCTTCCGTCCATTCCAACCGGCTCAGGCGGTCATCGATCTCCTCAAGTTCGCGATCGAGTGCGATCAAGCGCTCAGCTGACGCCTCCTGGCGGTCGTCGAGCAGGGCGCGCTTGCGCTCGAGAAGTTCAGCCACATACATGGCAGCACCGGTTATCGCCCCGGAGACGCTTTCCGTTTAATTTTCCGGAGGCTCGGACGTTCCTGCGCTTGCGCGTCCCGGCTGAGCAGCTGTACTTCGGACCGCCCCTCGACGTACCTCTCCTATCGGACAAGAGGAGTTGAGGCTCCGTCCGCCCGTGCTGCTTATCTCAGCCATTATCACTGACCTTACGCCGCCTGCTGTTCGTGGCGCGGCCGCTGCCTGCTTCGGATGGAGGGTCTCCGACCACCCAGGCTGCGTGAGGCTCGACGCTCCAGATCACCACCAGCCCGCCCCGAAGGAGTTCTGCCGGTCGAAAGCGAGCCGTGGTTCAGGCGGCCTTCCCGGCAACTTCGCCCACCGCTTCTTCTTCGGACGAGCTTCCACACGTTTGCCCGCATGCGGTTCGACCTTGATCTCGGAAGGCGGCGTTGCAGGCATTGCGGCGAGCGCCTCCCGCGCTGAACCCCGGCGCTCTTGTGGGAGGGGTTCTGCGGACGTGACCGCCGGGATGTCGGCGCGCGGACGCGTGTCGAACACGATCTTCTCCGGAAGGCTCCTCGCCGAGCGGATCCTAATCGTGGTCCTGTCGAGGTCAGTCTCGTCGGTACGCACGACGGCGGCCGGTAGGTACCGGTCGGCTGCGAAGAGCAGCGCGAGCAGAATCCCGCCCACAAATACGAAGTAC
This is a stretch of genomic DNA from Bradyrhizobium sp. CB2312. It encodes these proteins:
- a CDS encoding transcriptional regulator, producing MTAKKPAEPSSEAIARSDRKRLAAEEGARALADVEKQAIHVRKNMARLREVREAKEAADAVLQAALPAPPPKKRPRKPRV
- a CDS encoding response regulator; translated protein: MAEISGTRVLLVEDEGLVALMIEDMLEELGLKVVASAAHVSKACELATKTSFDLALLDVNLAGELVFPVARILRDRKIPFLFSTGYGGPPLEEEFRDAPALGKPFSIEQLSEKLGTLLRHP
- a CDS encoding PAS domain S-box protein, encoding MSNVEEFPLSLRRQPTELEALVAAGGAVLDAIPGAVYLCDAEGVLVAYNAEAVQLWGRTPDLAKKERFCGSRRPYLLDGTPLAHGDCPMATALRLGTPTRNAEVIMARPDGSRFTALVNIRTLRDHSGRIQGAINCFQDITGRKRVDEEVRQTTQDLEDFFENGAVGLHIVSSEGIILRANKAELDMLGYRPEEYIGRHVAEFHADAPTIGDILQRLSCGERLDRFPARLRARDGSVKHVLITSNSRFVEGKFVNTRCFTIDVTKLHASEEARQASETRLAATYEAASVGISEIDENGRFLRVNDSLCRITGRSRDELLGMTFFDYTDPDDRAEDAELYARQVRGDIANYTIRKRALRPDGSVRHLDIFSSSVRDTDGRFLYGVRVAQDVTATKQLEDRLREGEQRMRDLLEALPAAIYTTDANGRINFYNRAAVDMAGRTPLPGDEWCVTWKLYWPDGSPLPHSECPMAVALRENRPVRGAEAVAERPDGGRVPFIPYPTPLRDTAGNLVGAINMLVDISERKRAENAQKVLIDELNHRVKNTLATVQSLASQTARHAADLEEFLPTFTGRLLAFARAHDLLTQRNWQDAPFEKLVDDIVAPVSGGRVVTEGPHVDLDARTALSVTMVFNELLTNAVKYGALSLPDGSVSLTWRVGRDNQSTLECEWRERGGPPVTPPKRRGFGTRLMERCIEHDLAGEFDLVFEPEGARCRMVFPIMLPASNG
- a CDS encoding cold-shock protein gives rise to the protein MTTGTVKWFNGQKGFGFIQPNDGGNDVFVHISAVERAGLSGLGEGQKVNFETKTDKMRGKVSAENLSLA
- the rpsU gene encoding 30S ribosomal protein S21, producing MQVLVRDNNVEQALRVLKKKMQREGVFREMKQRRSYEKPSERKTREKSEAIRRARKQARKQAIREGLLPAPPKKKPFERKPPLPEVKARAE
- a CDS encoding DUF1488 domain-containing protein; its protein translation is MTLTSGRFIAHEYDRMIVRFSMHNGAREISCAISTSAMDSLEGGPQVRPEQREAQFTRLRDRIEARAASKYRATEFEGTPPGIVLRGIDFRQ